In a genomic window of Pseudoxanthomonas indica:
- a CDS encoding L,D-transpeptidase, whose product MALALASFDATSAESDVAPQPFNVDQLPPGQGVSDTVIELAGWVVATKDNQGYPFAIMDKDAAQILVFGSDGRLRGATPGLFGSAVGDHSAPGVAGLALREIPGRDRTTPAGRFVGGYGPSTDAGRVLWVDYDSAVSMHPTATGVPAERRVERLASPEPDDNRVTHGCINVPPEFYEQVIRQTFERGGVFYILPDTDSLAETFPEFAQSRATAQHHEGGKAERSPK is encoded by the coding sequence TTGGCGCTTGCATTAGCCAGCTTCGACGCTACCAGCGCCGAGAGTGACGTTGCGCCACAGCCTTTCAACGTCGACCAGCTTCCGCCCGGGCAAGGTGTGTCCGATACCGTGATCGAGTTGGCGGGCTGGGTTGTCGCCACCAAGGACAACCAGGGCTATCCGTTCGCGATCATGGACAAGGATGCCGCCCAGATCCTGGTGTTCGGCAGCGATGGCCGCCTGCGCGGCGCAACGCCCGGACTGTTTGGTTCGGCGGTCGGTGATCATTCCGCTCCCGGCGTCGCGGGACTCGCACTGCGCGAGATTCCAGGGCGCGATCGCACCACGCCTGCGGGTCGCTTCGTGGGCGGTTACGGCCCATCGACCGACGCCGGCCGCGTGCTGTGGGTCGACTACGATTCCGCGGTGTCCATGCACCCGACCGCTACCGGCGTCCCTGCCGAGCGGCGCGTCGAACGTCTCGCATCGCCTGAGCCGGACGACAACCGTGTCACCCACGGTTGCATCAATGTCCCGCCCGAATTCTACGAGCAGGTCATCCGGCAGACGTTTGAACGCGGCGGCGTGTTCTACATCCTGCCCGACACGGACTCGCTGGCCGAGACCTTTCCGGAGTTCGCGCAAAGTCGCGCGACGGCGCAACACCACGAGGGCGGAAAAGCAGAACGCTCCCCCAAGTGA
- a CDS encoding ATP-binding protein: MRILNAAMAFRSKRWRGYLLALSLTVLAVWARFHVGDALEGSPFLVSLAAVLITVFLGGLGPGLLAALLSGLLCQYFFIPPSDALRLNWPDGWIAMAFYWSTAALIIALVHGMFTAYEGQLHSDAKLRELNEALEQRVAERTLALESEGRRRSEAQGQVRQLQKMESLGQLTGGIAHDFNNMLAIIIGSLDMAKRRLTGNEHPKLASNLENAVQGAQRASVLTARLLAFSRQQPLVPLAVDANKLVSGMSEMLRRTIGEQVRVETVLAGGLWQAFADAAQLEHALVNLAVNARDAMPSGGKLTIETANADLDDRYAQSHDEVEEGQYVLICVSDTGIGMSADVIERAFDPFYTTKGVGKGTGLGLSQVYGFVKQSGGHVKIYSEIGQGTTVKVYLPRHHAQSQSEASQRVFQATPTGSLEQIILVVEDEAAVRHMSVDALRELGYTVIQAADANQALEQLTVQPRVDLLFTDIVMPDINGRELADRALAMRPDLKVLFTTGYTRNAVVHNGILDAGVAFLPKPFTIEQLATKVHAVLQGQGANRRG; encoded by the coding sequence ATGCGCATACTGAATGCGGCAATGGCGTTCCGCTCCAAGCGTTGGCGTGGCTATCTGCTTGCGCTGAGTCTGACGGTGCTGGCGGTATGGGCGCGTTTCCACGTCGGCGACGCGCTGGAAGGTTCGCCTTTCCTGGTCTCGCTGGCAGCCGTACTGATCACCGTGTTTCTGGGTGGTCTGGGGCCGGGTTTGCTGGCCGCGCTGCTGTCGGGTCTGCTGTGCCAGTACTTCTTCATACCGCCGTCGGATGCCTTGCGCCTGAACTGGCCGGACGGTTGGATCGCAATGGCATTCTACTGGTCCACGGCGGCGCTGATCATCGCGCTGGTGCATGGCATGTTCACCGCCTACGAAGGCCAGCTGCACAGCGATGCCAAGTTGCGCGAACTCAACGAGGCGCTGGAACAGCGCGTCGCCGAACGCACGCTGGCGCTGGAGAGCGAAGGACGGCGACGCAGTGAAGCGCAGGGGCAAGTGCGCCAGTTGCAGAAGATGGAATCACTGGGCCAGCTGACCGGCGGCATCGCCCACGACTTCAACAACATGCTGGCGATCATCATCGGCTCGCTCGACATGGCCAAGCGGCGCCTGACCGGCAACGAGCATCCCAAGCTGGCCAGCAATCTGGAGAACGCCGTGCAAGGTGCGCAGCGCGCCTCGGTGCTGACCGCGCGCCTGCTCGCTTTCTCACGCCAGCAGCCGCTGGTGCCGTTGGCGGTGGACGCCAACAAACTGGTCAGCGGCATGTCCGAAATGCTGCGCCGGACCATCGGCGAGCAGGTGCGCGTGGAAACCGTGCTGGCCGGCGGCTTGTGGCAAGCCTTCGCCGATGCCGCGCAGCTGGAGCATGCGCTGGTCAATCTGGCGGTGAACGCACGCGACGCCATGCCCAGCGGCGGCAAGCTGACCATCGAAACCGCCAACGCGGATCTGGATGATCGCTACGCGCAGTCGCATGACGAAGTGGAAGAAGGCCAGTACGTGCTGATCTGCGTCAGCGATACCGGCATCGGGATGTCGGCCGATGTCATCGAACGCGCCTTCGATCCCTTCTACACCACCAAGGGCGTGGGCAAGGGCACGGGCCTGGGTTTGAGCCAGGTCTATGGCTTCGTCAAACAGTCCGGTGGCCACGTCAAGATTTATTCGGAGATTGGCCAGGGCACCACGGTCAAGGTGTACCTGCCGCGCCATCACGCCCAGTCGCAGAGCGAAGCCAGCCAACGCGTATTCCAGGCGACGCCAACCGGCAGCCTGGAGCAGATCATCCTGGTGGTGGAGGACGAAGCCGCCGTCCGACACATGTCAGTCGATGCGCTGCGCGAACTGGGTTACACGGTGATCCAGGCCGCCGACGCCAACCAGGCGTTGGAGCAACTGACGGTGCAGCCGCGGGTGGATCTGTTGTTCACCGACATCGTGATGCCCGACATCAACGGCCGCGAACTGGCCGATCGCGCACTGGCGATGCGTCCGGATCTGAAGGTGCTGTTCACCACCGGCTATACCCGCAACGCAGTGGTGCACAACGGCATCCTGGATGCGGGCGTGGCGTTCCTGCCCAAGCCTTTCACCATCGAACAGCTGGCGACCAAGGTCCATGCGGTGTTGCAGGGGCAAGGCGCGAATCGGCGCGGTTGA
- a CDS encoding response regulator, whose translation METLLAGKRVLVVEDESLVAELVADIADDMSAERVGIVATVGQALKSIATEPWDLAILDFNLQGTPSWPVAEALRDRGIPYLMVSGYGQDLIVDPGTPLLAKPYSVADFVAAIRLVCHATPSSHNVAGATGSGTLAGSGAPPVTPRLR comes from the coding sequence ATGGAAACGCTGCTCGCTGGAAAACGCGTCCTGGTGGTCGAGGATGAAAGCCTGGTGGCCGAGTTGGTGGCGGATATCGCCGATGACATGTCGGCCGAACGCGTCGGCATCGTCGCCACGGTCGGCCAGGCGCTGAAGAGCATCGCGACCGAGCCCTGGGATCTGGCGATACTGGATTTCAACCTGCAAGGCACGCCTTCATGGCCGGTGGCCGAAGCGCTGCGCGATCGCGGCATTCCCTATTTGATGGTCAGCGGCTACGGCCAGGATCTGATTGTCGATCCCGGCACGCCCCTGCTGGCCAAGCCGTACAGCGTGGCGGACTTCGTGGCGGCGATCCGTCTGGTCTGCCACGCCACCCCGTCCAGCCACAACGTGGCGGGCGCCACGGGTAGTGGCACCCTTGCCGGCTCGGGCGCCCCACCCGTTACGCCACGGCTGCGCTGA
- a CDS encoding sensor histidine kinase, whose translation MKIRLGQHQIGLWPYLGLWSIVVIVFAIQSLMDDAVSDRTVWRVTDYLRWSMIQWYTWAALAPLVFRLAERDPLQAPFRWSALLRQARNSLGVTLLAVMIGAFVSTFLQSDSFFNQLGQFIGKHFAIGLLTYWALLAIHHFLHHQAERTRRELEASRLASELAQSRLQVLKTQLQPHFLFNTLHAVITLLDEDTLSAEDMLLRLSELLRAFLEDYDGQEISLRRELELLDLYLGIQRRRFTDRLSTHIYVAPDTLECAVPSLLLQPLVENAIRHGIGAHAGSDRVEVESRRDGDHLLLEVRNYNSTLASSGNGGHGIGLSNSRLRLRELYGEQAELRLDLIYPQGVACRVRLPLRIVEATHADADSGDIGDAPEHVPA comes from the coding sequence ATGAAGATTCGCTTGGGCCAACATCAGATCGGGCTGTGGCCGTACCTGGGCTTGTGGTCCATCGTGGTGATCGTCTTCGCCATCCAGAGTCTGATGGACGACGCCGTCAGTGATCGCACGGTCTGGCGGGTCACCGATTACCTGCGCTGGTCGATGATCCAGTGGTACACCTGGGCCGCGCTGGCGCCGCTGGTGTTCCGCCTGGCCGAACGTGATCCGCTGCAGGCACCGTTCCGCTGGTCCGCGCTGTTGCGGCAGGCGCGCAACAGCCTGGGCGTGACCTTGTTGGCGGTGATGATTGGCGCGTTCGTTTCCACCTTCCTGCAGAGTGACTCCTTCTTCAACCAACTGGGCCAGTTCATCGGCAAGCACTTTGCCATTGGCCTGCTGACGTACTGGGCGCTGCTGGCCATCCACCACTTCCTGCACCATCAGGCCGAGAGAACCCGCCGCGAACTGGAGGCCAGCCGGCTGGCCAGCGAACTGGCGCAATCCCGGCTGCAGGTGTTGAAGACCCAGCTGCAACCGCACTTCCTGTTCAACACGCTGCATGCGGTCATCACCCTGCTCGATGAGGACACGCTGTCGGCCGAAGACATGCTGCTGCGCCTGAGCGAGTTGCTGCGTGCGTTCCTGGAAGACTACGACGGCCAGGAGATCAGCCTGCGTCGCGAGCTGGAACTGCTCGATCTGTACCTCGGCATCCAGCGCAGGCGCTTCACCGATCGGCTGAGCACGCACATCTACGTGGCGCCCGACACGCTGGAGTGCGCCGTGCCCAGCCTGTTGCTGCAACCGCTGGTGGAGAACGCGATCCGCCATGGCATCGGCGCGCATGCCGGCAGTGATCGGGTGGAGGTTGAAAGTCGCCGCGATGGCGATCACCTGTTGCTGGAAGTGCGCAACTACAACAGCACGCTGGCGTCCTCCGGCAATGGCGGCCATGGCATCGGCCTGTCCAACAGCCGCCTGCGCCTGCGTGAGCTGTATGGCGAACAGGCCGAGTTGCGGTTGGACCTGATCTATCCGCAGGGCGTGGCCTGCCGGGTGCGCCTGCCGCTGCGCATCGTGGAAGCCACGCACGCGGACGCCGACAGCGGCGACATCGGCGATGCACCGGAGCATGTGCCCGCATGA
- a CDS encoding LytR/AlgR family response regulator transcription factor — translation MSLSVLVVDDEPIARRAVVRLLRDDVDIGDIEERGDGAAAVMAIREQSPDLVFLDIQMPVMTGLDVLASIGARQMPATIFVTAYEQYAVRAFEANAVDYLVKPFSRERFADTLDRAKARLRLARGGGSVSAEQLLQTLESLRQRDNWLERIPVRSDEAVLLIDVDDIVWIRANGNTVQIHLNGATHELRETLASLAVRLNPRHFVRIHRSAVINLRRVKTIHPWFNGHHVVTLDTGQQLRMSRYQHEAFLKLVGNRKED, via the coding sequence ATGAGCCTGTCGGTGCTGGTGGTCGACGACGAACCGATTGCGCGCCGCGCGGTGGTGCGGCTGCTGCGCGACGATGTCGACATCGGCGACATCGAGGAGCGGGGCGATGGCGCCGCTGCGGTGATGGCGATTCGCGAGCAATCCCCGGATCTGGTGTTCCTGGATATCCAGATGCCGGTGATGACCGGCCTGGACGTATTGGCCAGCATCGGCGCCAGGCAGATGCCGGCGACCATCTTCGTCACCGCCTACGAGCAGTACGCCGTGCGCGCGTTCGAGGCCAATGCGGTCGACTACCTGGTCAAGCCTTTCAGTCGTGAACGCTTCGCCGACACGCTGGATCGGGCCAAGGCGCGTCTACGCCTGGCGCGCGGCGGCGGCAGCGTCTCCGCCGAACAGCTGCTGCAGACCCTGGAAAGCCTGCGCCAGCGCGACAACTGGCTCGAACGCATCCCGGTGCGCAGTGATGAAGCCGTGCTGCTGATCGATGTCGACGACATCGTCTGGATTCGCGCCAATGGCAACACGGTGCAGATCCACCTCAACGGCGCCACCCACGAATTGCGCGAGACCCTGGCCAGCCTGGCCGTACGTTTGAACCCGCGCCACTTCGTGCGCATCCATCGTTCGGCGGTGATTAACCTGCGCCGGGTCAAGACCATCCATCCCTGGTTCAACGGCCACCACGTGGTCACCCTCGATACCGGCCAGCAGCTGCGCATGAGCCGCTATCAGCACGAAGCCTTCCTGAAGCTGGTCGGCAACCGCAAGGAAGATTAG